One window of the Octopus sinensis unplaced genomic scaffold, ASM634580v1 Contig08735, whole genome shotgun sequence genome contains the following:
- the LOC115227892 gene encoding protein Dr1-like: MKSDIEFKSDHDDVSISQLAVNKAIKDIMPDLKLSTQCKSFIRDCCTTFVHSVAAEAAKICDKAKRKTINEEILLEAVKNIGFPEFSADARVHCNANDIFESKKLRKKGLLENSELTIDELLKLQTELFDQEEEMREDPPQCFVDRKGEDERIIDSDYD, encoded by the exons atgAAATCTGATATTGAATTTAAAAGTGATCATGACGATGTTAGCATATCTCAGTTGGCAGTCAATAAAGCTATTAAAGACATAATGCCTGACTTGAAACTCTCAACTCAATGTAAATCATTCATACGTGATTGCTGTACAACGTTTGTACATTCAGTAGCTGCTGAGGCTGCCAAAATTTGTgataaagcaaaaagaaagaccATAAATGAAGAAATACTTCTGGAGGCTGTCAAAAATATTGGCTTTCCCGAATTTTCCGCCGACGCACGTGTCCATTGCAATGCAAATGATATTTTTGAATCAAAAAAACTACGGAAAAAAGGTCTTTTAGAAAACTCTGAACTTACTATTGATGAGCTTCTAAAGTTACAAACGGAGCTATTTGATCAA GAAGAAGAGATGCGGGAGGATCCTCCACAGTGTTTTGTTGACCGGAAGGGTGAAGATGAAAGGATCATTGATAGCGATTATgactaa
- the LOC118761102 gene encoding ankyrin-3-like, translated as MEESLLKAAATNDLKLLNFCLENNISINSTNMNGLTALHIAAKEGNLEIVEQLISMGADINAKTQMGNTALHIAALSGKDQVADFLIENNANINAQTNRGFTALYMSAQQNHISIAKALLSAGANPYLLADVLPS; from the exons ATGGAAGAATCACTGTTAAAAGCAGCAGCCACGAATGATTTAAAATTGCTCAACTTTTGCCTCGAAAACAACATCTCTATCAACTCAACAAATATG AATGGATTGACTGCCCTCCACATTGCAGCTAAAGAGGGGAATTTAGAAATCGTGGAGCAACTTATCTCCATGGGAGCAGACATTAACGCAAAAACCCAG ATGGGGAACACTGCTCTTCACATTGCTGCTTTGTCAGGCAAAGACCAAGTTGCGGATTTCCTGATTGAAAATAACGCAAATATAAATGCACAGacaaat AGAGGCTTCACTGCTCTTTACATGTCAGCCCAGCAGAATCATATTAGCATTGCAAAGGCTCTACTGTCGGCAGGAGCCAATCCTTATTTATTAGCCGATGTACTGCCATCA
- the LOC115227893 gene encoding ankyrin-1-like, with protein sequence MILFLLKNKVSIDMQTNIGYTALHQAAQQGSLEFVHLLLEAGANPDILCYENQTALDIARLFDHPEIVNVLSACTTAETSGPISKESRIVGAPTGIYESIYMESEEETSDAHTLRRLLRFPKYVDNSSNFLNSTYPVGQSFDGVSATIVTTDIIFL encoded by the exons atgattttgtttCTCCTTAAGAATAAAGTGTCTATTGACATGCAAACTAAT ATTGGTTACACTGCTCTTCACCAGGCAGCTCAACAGGGGTCTCTCGAGTTTGTTCATTTGTTATTGGAGGCTGGAGCCAATCCAGATATTTTGTGCTATGAAAATCAAACTGCTCTGGACATTGCAAGACTGTTTGATCATCCCGAAATTGTCAATGTTCTCTCCGCTTGTACGACTGCTGAGACATCTGGGCCAATATCGAAAGAAAGCCGAATTGTTGGAGCACCTACGGGAATATATGAAAGCATTTACATGGAATCTGAAGAGGAAACAA GTGACGCTCATACATTAAGAAGACTTCTACGTTTCCCAA AATATGTTGACAATTCTTCAAATTTCCTGAACAGTACATATCCCGTTGGTCAGTCATTTGATGGAGTATCTGCTACAATTGTTACTACcgatataatatttttgtag
- the LOC115227894 gene encoding zinc finger BED domain-containing protein 5-like: MELQQCLAFILALEAKLDLLQETKHMHCMLHRYALAAKTLPSDLRYVLDDVVHIINYIKKSALNSRIFRLICEEFEKDGKALLFHTEVRWLSRGNILARVFSLRNELSEYFIRENNSKSSEFIPKLMDSSWLSKLAYLRDVFSQLNEVDLKFIRTPFSVDPRLVDENVEEAFIDMINNSNAKDLYEKLALSRFWCEMCVLSSSVSSQESTIIMSNTKLPLVKLSSSTLIDISSTHSSERNSFDSLSD, from the exons ATGGAGCTCCAGCAATGCTTGGCTTTCATTCTGGCTTTAGAGGCCAAGTTAGACTTGCTCCAGGAAACGAAACATATGCATTGTATGCTACATCGATATGCACTTGCTGCAAAAACATTACCTTCAGATTTAAGATATGTTCTCGATGATGTCGTAcatatcataaattatattaaaaagagtGCTTTAAATTCGCGCATTTTCAGACTTATTTGCGAAGAATTTGAAAAGGATGGAAAGGCTTTGTTATTCCACACTGAAGTGAGATGGCTATCTAGGGGAAACATTCTTGCCAGAGTTTTTTCTTTGAGGAAtgaattatctgaatattttattcgCGAAAACAATTCCAAATCATCGGAATTTATTCCAAAATTAATGGATAGTTCATGGCTATCTAAACTTGCTTACTTGAGAGATGTCTTCTCTC aATTGAACGAAGTTGATTTGAAATTCATTCGTACACCATTCAGTGTTGATCCACGTTTGGTCGATGAAAATGTCGAAGAGGCTTTTATTGACATGATCAATAATTCAAACGCAAAAGATTTGTATGAAAAACTTGCTTTATCAAGATTTTGGTGCGAAATGT GTGTTCTTAGCTCATCGGTAAGTTCACAGGAATCCACTATAATCATGTCAAACACAAAATTACCTCTTGTAAAATTATCGTCCTCCACATTGATCGACATTTCTAGTACACACTCTTCAGAACGTAACTCATTTGATTCACTCTCGGACTGA